In Nitrosophilus alvini, the following are encoded in one genomic region:
- a CDS encoding flagellar hook-basal body protein, protein MALNIQSLYVLATGSARAMEQADTTANNIANVNTPGFKKLLLKEMSQRIPQNGGDTNHLFVFSRFEDTPVITEQGALKKTENRLDFAIEGSGFFVVKAGNEEMLTRNGHFFLNEEGYLIDAKENFVLNEEGENIQLELKGEFTVTEDGTLFQKGEVISKIAVRNYDGVEAVGDSYYRPKGEETEADFKMLQGFLEGSNVNALTEMTNLITAQRRFGIYATLMKSLDALEQKTNEIGRA, encoded by the coding sequence ATGGCACTCAATATCCAGTCATTGTATGTTTTGGCAACCGGTAGCGCAAGAGCTATGGAGCAGGCCGATACTACCGCAAACAATATAGCCAATGTAAATACTCCGGGTTTTAAAAAACTGCTGCTTAAAGAGATGAGCCAGAGAATTCCGCAAAATGGTGGAGATACAAACCATCTTTTTGTTTTTTCCAGATTTGAAGATACTCCTGTGATAACTGAACAAGGAGCACTGAAAAAGACAGAAAATCGGCTTGATTTTGCGATTGAAGGAAGCGGTTTTTTTGTAGTAAAAGCGGGAAACGAAGAGATGCTTACAAGAAACGGCCACTTTTTCCTAAATGAAGAGGGTTATCTGATAGATGCTAAAGAAAATTTCGTTTTGAATGAAGAGGGGGAAAACATTCAGCTTGAACTCAAAGGAGAGTTTACGGTTACCGAAGACGGAACTCTTTTTCAAAAGGGTGAAGTTATATCAAAAATAGCGGTACGAAACTATGATGGTGTTGAAGCTGTAGGAGACTCATACTACAGACCCAAGGGAGAAGAGACCGAGGCCGATTTTAAAATGCTTCAGGGATTTTTGGAAGGTTCCAATGTGAATGCGTTAACGGAGATGACAAATCTCATAACTGCGCAAAGAAGATTTGGCATATATGCAACTCTGATGAAATCACTGGATGCGCTTGAGCAGAAAACAAACGAGATAGGAAGAGCGTAA
- a CDS encoding flagellar basal body P-ring protein FlgI — MKRLSKTLFLLFFLFSVTLIAEKVKIGSEVNIVGVRTNYLTGYGIVVGLNGSGDGTTSKYTLLSIANMLKKMGIYINPRDVKTKNAAAVIVTANMPQFAKSGMTFDVTVSSLGDAKDIGNGVLIRTPLKGPDGKIYAFAQGPVSTGGGFSESNKGGKVQKNFTTTGVIPNGGIIERDLPFDFYEMNRLVLTLKHPDFSKADTIAKSINEKFGKELAKAEDSATVAVKFPESSDRVDFVSRILNIEVESRSEPTVVIYERTGTVIMSGDIKIDTPVYVSHGNIYVSITKKPVVSQPPAFSGGQTVQAEEVVTEVKEESGRIFAIESPSLKDLVKALNDLGISPRDLIAILQAIKNAGKLHAKIVIM, encoded by the coding sequence ATGAAAAGATTGTCCAAAACTCTTTTTTTACTGTTTTTTCTTTTTTCCGTAACTCTTATTGCCGAAAAAGTAAAAATTGGAAGCGAAGTCAATATTGTCGGAGTCAGAACCAACTACCTTACAGGATACGGAATAGTAGTCGGTCTGAACGGCAGTGGAGACGGTACTACAAGCAAATATACACTTTTGAGTATTGCAAATATGCTTAAAAAGATGGGTATTTATATAAACCCACGAGATGTAAAAACCAAAAATGCCGCTGCGGTTATTGTTACTGCAAATATGCCTCAATTTGCAAAGAGTGGAATGACATTTGATGTTACGGTCTCTTCTTTGGGAGATGCAAAAGATATAGGAAACGGTGTTTTGATAAGAACTCCTCTAAAAGGTCCGGATGGGAAAATATATGCTTTTGCACAGGGTCCTGTCTCTACCGGAGGGGGGTTCAGTGAATCCAACAAAGGCGGCAAAGTTCAGAAGAATTTTACTACAACGGGTGTTATACCAAACGGAGGGATTATAGAAAGAGACCTTCCTTTTGATTTTTATGAGATGAACAGGCTCGTTCTGACTCTGAAACACCCAGATTTTTCCAAAGCGGATACTATTGCAAAAAGTATAAATGAAAAGTTTGGAAAAGAGTTGGCAAAAGCTGAAGATTCGGCAACCGTTGCAGTGAAGTTTCCCGAAAGTTCAGACAGAGTCGATTTTGTATCACGTATACTTAACATCGAAGTTGAAAGCAGGTCGGAGCCCACTGTGGTTATATATGAAAGAACCGGTACAGTTATAATGAGCGGTGATATCAAGATAGATACTCCAGTTTATGTGTCTCACGGAAATATTTATGTTTCAATAACAAAGAAACCGGTTGTTTCACAGCCTCCGGCATTTTCAGGAGGTCAAACGGTACAGGCAGAAGAGGTGGTCACAGAGGTAAAAGAGGAGAGTGGCAGAATCTTTGCCATAGAGTCCCCATCTTTGAAAGATCTGGTAAAAGCTCTAAATGATCTTGGAATTTCTCCAAGAGACCTTATAGCAATTCTTCAGGCTATCAAAAATGCCGGCAAACTTCACGCCAAAATAGTCATAATGTAG
- a CDS encoding rod-binding protein, translating into MIEKVSPSYWDIQSVSQIKSASEAAKAFETEFIRMFLKEVRKELGSGVVGSSFSSKMYLDMFDMQLSKTIADSSGLGIKEYIEEAIKAYETNSKKS; encoded by the coding sequence ATGATAGAAAAAGTTTCACCGTCATACTGGGATATACAGAGCGTTTCACAGATAAAAAGCGCATCAGAAGCGGCAAAAGCCTTTGAAACAGAATTTATCAGGATGTTTTTAAAAGAGGTAAGAAAAGAGTTGGGTTCAGGAGTTGTCGGGTCCTCTTTTTCCTCAAAAATGTATCTTGATATGTTTGATATGCAGCTTTCAAAGACAATTGCAGACAGCTCGGGACTTGGAATCAAAGAGTATATAGAAGAGGCTATAAAAGCGTATGAGACAAACAGTAAAAAGAGTTGA
- a CDS encoding flagellar basal body L-ring protein FlgH: MALSFLFAGCSSKKNPPAPVDLTPPKVEEQKRDKTPGSLYSGYDNLFSDDKAHNVGDIITIKISENISGSGSANTKASRDHNMDMSFPSATVMDKQVPNKTTVFGLKQGSKNSFQGSGDTKRNAKLIATISARVIKVYPNGNLYVKGKKYIKINEDTQVLVISGIIKPNDIGQDNSVDSSKISDMYVEYNGEGFMADNQKPGWLSQFIMKIWPF; encoded by the coding sequence ATGGCATTATCTTTTTTATTTGCCGGATGTTCTTCAAAAAAAAATCCTCCTGCGCCGGTAGATCTGACTCCACCCAAAGTAGAGGAACAAAAAAGAGACAAAACGCCTGGTTCATTGTATAGCGGGTATGATAATCTTTTTTCTGATGACAAAGCACATAACGTGGGAGATATAATAACGATAAAAATTTCTGAAAATATAAGCGGTTCGGGTAGTGCAAATACGAAAGCCTCCAGGGACCATAATATGGACATGAGTTTTCCTTCCGCTACCGTTATGGATAAGCAGGTACCAAACAAAACAACAGTTTTTGGGCTTAAGCAGGGATCAAAAAACAGTTTTCAGGGTTCAGGAGATACAAAAAGAAACGCAAAACTTATAGCAACAATTTCTGCAAGGGTAATAAAGGTCTATCCGAACGGAAACCTCTATGTAAAAGGTAAAAAATATATCAAAATAAACGAGGATACACAGGTTCTTGTGATCTCAGGTATAATAAAACCGAATGACATTGGACAGGACAACTCTGTGGATTCGTCAAAAATTTCTGATATGTATGTGGAATATAACGGAGAAGGCTTTATGGCGGATAATCAAAAGCCCGGATGGCTTTCCCAGTTTATTATGAAAATATGGCCGTTTTAG
- the flgG gene encoding flagellar basal-body rod protein FlgG, whose product MIRALWTSASGMQAQQTNLDVVSNNIANVNTVGFKQSRANFEDLIYQNIKDPGVMSSNENRVPSGIQIGLGVKLSDVSKIFSQGSLKKTDRDLDVAIEGKGFFKIELPGGGEAYTRAGNFQIDNEGYLVNPEGYRLTPNIQINAPETMISLSISPNGKVTVVRNEGGVQTVEELADIKLYRFINPAGLKALGQNLFVPTQASAEAIEGDPNTDGFGKLSQGFLENSNVNIVDEMVNLIVAQRAYEINSKGITTADEMLRTVSTLKS is encoded by the coding sequence ATGATCAGGGCATTATGGACTTCCGCATCGGGAATGCAGGCACAGCAGACAAATCTGGATGTGGTTTCGAACAATATAGCAAATGTAAATACGGTAGGATTCAAACAGAGCAGGGCGAATTTTGAAGATCTTATATATCAAAATATAAAAGACCCGGGCGTAATGAGTTCGAATGAGAATAGAGTGCCCTCAGGCATACAGATAGGTCTGGGTGTAAAACTTTCCGATGTAAGCAAGATATTTTCGCAGGGGAGTCTTAAAAAAACCGATAGAGATCTTGATGTGGCGATAGAAGGAAAGGGATTTTTCAAGATAGAATTGCCGGGAGGAGGCGAAGCTTATACCAGAGCTGGTAATTTCCAAATAGATAACGAAGGATACCTTGTAAATCCGGAAGGATACAGGTTGACACCCAATATTCAGATAAATGCTCCCGAGACGATGATAAGTCTTTCAATCAGCCCTAATGGAAAAGTGACAGTTGTAAGAAATGAAGGTGGAGTCCAAACGGTTGAAGAACTTGCCGATATCAAACTTTACAGGTTTATAAATCCTGCCGGTCTCAAAGCTCTGGGACAAAATCTTTTCGTACCTACGCAAGCTTCCGCAGAAGCCATTGAAGGGGATCCCAATACAGACGGTTTTGGTAAACTTTCTCAGGGTTTTTTGGAAAACTCGAATGTAAATATAGTCGATGAGATGGTAAACCTGATCGTCGCACAACGGGCATATGAGATAAACTCAAAAGGTATAACGACTGCAGATGAAATGCTTAGAACTGTATCTACACTCAAATCGTAA
- the flgA gene encoding flagellar basal body P-ring formation chaperone FlgA gives MKCLELYLHSNRNIFWGKTFFVFLLLLIFNTSVFAKIEIVIKPFAEVKKQSVYIGDIADIKAAPEKRNFVDFIKNLEISKAPKTGKKIKIEKKRVSEVLKKNYIELNNVVLKGSDYAIVSRVSKNITPQNIKKDIERFIVKKYPNIKIVSISVPRKEFKISGEKISNKILTKSVTSTHLYLEYRIYADGILYKLVPVTVQVEKVVKKVVAKRDIPKGKVIDPADIESIEVISKGRRDTNLKVDDIVGKRAKRDIKRGSVIKTYHISPNYLVFKRKNVKIVYINGPIHIETVGLALENGSKGDIIRVKNISTNKVLLCKVTGPGKVEFSAYRP, from the coding sequence ATGAAATGCTTAGAACTGTATCTACACTCAAATCGTAATATATTTTGGGGAAAAACATTTTTTGTTTTTCTCCTTCTGCTAATCTTCAACACATCTGTTTTTGCAAAAATAGAGATAGTGATAAAACCTTTTGCAGAAGTAAAAAAACAGTCTGTTTATATAGGTGATATCGCAGATATAAAAGCAGCTCCCGAGAAAAGAAATTTTGTAGATTTCATAAAAAATCTTGAAATCTCAAAAGCTCCCAAAACCGGAAAAAAGATAAAAATAGAAAAAAAACGCGTTTCAGAGGTTCTGAAAAAAAATTATATAGAATTGAATAATGTGGTTTTAAAAGGCTCAGACTATGCTATAGTATCAAGAGTTTCAAAAAATATAACGCCTCAAAATATAAAAAAAGATATAGAGAGGTTTATTGTAAAAAAATACCCCAATATAAAAATTGTCTCCATTTCTGTTCCGAGAAAAGAGTTTAAAATTTCCGGTGAAAAAATTTCAAATAAGATTTTGACAAAATCGGTTACCTCTACACACCTTTATCTTGAATACAGAATATATGCAGACGGAATTTTGTACAAATTGGTTCCCGTAACCGTACAGGTAGAAAAAGTTGTAAAAAAAGTTGTGGCAAAAAGGGATATACCAAAAGGAAAAGTGATAGACCCGGCGGATATAGAAAGTATTGAAGTAATCAGCAAAGGCAGAAGAGATACAAATCTGAAAGTAGATGATATAGTGGGTAAAAGAGCAAAAAGAGATATAAAAAGGGGAAGTGTTATAAAAACCTACCATATATCTCCAAATTATCTTGTTTTTAAAAGAAAAAACGTAAAAATAGTCTATATCAACGGCCCGATACATATAGAAACTGTAGGACTTGCTTTGGAAAACGGAAGTAAAGGGGATATAATAAGGGTTAAAAATATTTCAACGAACAAGGTTTTACTATGCAAAGTTACGGGACCCGGAAAAGTAGAGTTTTCTGCTTATCGGCCATAA
- the flhA gene encoding flagellar biosynthesis protein FlhA, whose protein sequence is MAETLTLFFNKVQKHSDAIIVVLILAILASMVLPISPWMLDILLTGSITFSLIMLMSTVYVGNPLQITSFPSLLLMATLFRLSLNVASTRRILLHGHEGPDAAGKVIESFGQFVVGGNYVVGIIVFIVLVTINFIVITKGTERISEVGARFTLDAMPGKQMSIDADLNAGVIDEQEAKKRREDIAKEADFYGAMDGASKFIRGDAVAGIIITLINIIGGIAIGVFQHGMNVGTAAANFTLLTVGDGLVSQIPALITSTAAGLMVTRAVSEENLGKEIFSQLTGYPKALYMAAFAIIVMALVPGMPFLPFMILGSIIALSAYMMEKNIKVREKAEAEKKAKELIKEAREEEKPEDLIAQPETITLEIGYSLIPFVDETQNGEIIKRIKSLRKQLSKELGLLVPLIHIKDNLELKPGGYRILIKDIEVASSEVIPGKVMAIDTGSTKGKIEGIETKEPTFGLKAYWIDEDFKDKAKMLGYTVVDIPTVIITHISETIKQHAFEILGRSETKELVEGLAKKYPIVKDIVPEQVSYSVLHRVLQNLLRENIPIKDLLSIIEALSDNISKTNDPDILTELVRQSLSRLITSIYAKDGTLYALALGVKAENYIHSKIKEYEGSIPPLEPEILHKIIQDISTHMEQFVLNQVSPVLLTSAAIRRYVKRVIDPYLPNVAILSYTEIEPKTKLKILGKVEINED, encoded by the coding sequence ATGGCAGAAACTTTGACTCTTTTTTTCAATAAAGTTCAGAAACATTCAGATGCTATTATTGTAGTTTTGATCCTGGCTATTTTGGCATCTATGGTTCTTCCTATATCTCCATGGATGCTTGATATTTTGCTAACCGGCAGTATTACGTTTTCTCTTATAATGCTGATGTCAACCGTATATGTGGGCAATCCTTTGCAGATAACCTCTTTCCCTTCCCTTTTACTTATGGCTACGCTTTTTCGACTCTCTTTGAATGTTGCATCTACAAGAAGAATACTTCTGCATGGGCATGAAGGGCCAGATGCTGCAGGTAAAGTGATAGAGAGTTTTGGTCAGTTTGTAGTCGGCGGTAACTATGTAGTGGGAATTATTGTTTTTATTGTCTTGGTGACAATAAACTTTATTGTTATTACAAAAGGTACGGAAAGAATCTCCGAAGTGGGAGCAAGATTTACCCTTGATGCGATGCCGGGTAAGCAGATGAGTATAGATGCGGATCTAAATGCAGGCGTTATAGATGAGCAGGAGGCCAAAAAAAGAAGAGAAGATATTGCAAAAGAGGCTGATTTTTATGGTGCGATGGATGGTGCCAGCAAGTTTATAAGAGGCGATGCGGTTGCCGGTATCATAATAACTCTGATTAACATTATAGGGGGTATTGCCATAGGTGTTTTCCAGCATGGTATGAATGTTGGAACGGCTGCAGCAAACTTCACTCTTCTGACAGTCGGTGACGGGCTTGTTAGTCAGATACCTGCACTCATTACATCCACTGCCGCCGGACTTATGGTGACAAGAGCAGTTTCCGAAGAGAATCTCGGAAAAGAGATATTTTCACAGTTGACCGGATATCCAAAAGCACTCTATATGGCTGCATTTGCCATAATCGTAATGGCACTGGTTCCCGGAATGCCGTTTCTTCCCTTTATGATACTGGGCTCCATAATAGCTCTTTCGGCTTATATGATGGAAAAAAATATAAAAGTCAGAGAAAAAGCCGAGGCGGAGAAGAAAGCCAAAGAGCTTATAAAAGAGGCAAGAGAGGAAGAGAAACCGGAAGATCTTATCGCTCAGCCCGAAACTATTACTTTGGAGATCGGATACTCTTTGATTCCCTTTGTTGACGAGACACAAAACGGGGAGATTATTAAAAGAATAAAATCCTTGAGAAAACAGTTGAGCAAAGAGTTGGGACTGCTCGTGCCTCTCATACATATAAAAGATAATCTTGAACTAAAACCCGGTGGCTACAGGATTCTCATAAAAGATATAGAGGTTGCGAGTTCTGAAGTGATTCCCGGGAAAGTGATGGCTATAGACACCGGTTCTACCAAGGGAAAAATAGAAGGAATCGAGACAAAGGAGCCCACTTTCGGTTTAAAGGCATACTGGATTGACGAAGATTTTAAAGATAAAGCAAAAATGTTGGGCTATACGGTAGTAGATATTCCGACTGTAATAATAACTCATATATCAGAGACCATAAAGCAGCACGCATTCGAAATACTCGGAAGAAGTGAGACAAAGGAACTGGTAGAAGGGCTGGCAAAGAAATATCCGATAGTCAAAGATATTGTTCCAGAGCAGGTGTCTTATTCTGTTTTGCACAGAGTTTTGCAAAATCTTTTGAGAGAGAATATTCCTATAAAAGATCTTCTCTCTATCATAGAAGCGCTTTCTGACAATATTTCCAAAACAAACGATCCTGATATTTTGACTGAACTTGTAAGACAGTCGCTTTCAAGGCTTATAACTTCTATTTATGCAAAAGATGGTACACTCTATGCATTGGCATTGGGAGTGAAAGCGGAAAACTATATTCATTCAAAAATAAAAGAGTATGAAGGGAGTATTCCCCCTTTAGAGCCCGAAATACTGCATAAAATTATACAAGATATCAGTACTCATATGGAGCAGTTTGTTTTAAATCAGGTATCGCCGGTACTGTTGACATCAGCAGCTATAAGAAGATATGTAAAACGGGTTATCGATCCATATTTGCCAAATGTTGCGATATTGTCTTATACGGAAATCGAGCCAAAAACAAAACTGAAAATTTTAGGCAAGGTTGAGATTAATGAAGATTAA